The proteins below come from a single Mesobacillus jeotgali genomic window:
- a CDS encoding NAD(P)/FAD-dependent oxidoreductase gives MYDCLIVGGGIAGLQAAIQLGRYDHNVMVLDAGDGRSAICQSYHNILGYPDGVSGPHLREIGRKQAEQYGVEFVIGKAESAEKMENGFEVKAESGDTYKAKTMLLATGVMDRIPPFPELMPTLGISVYICPDCDGHEVKDKSTIVMGSGNPGANMALTLNYFTDKLTYVNHENKEVDEKKMAALKEKGIKYVEGPIEKVLADGPDFRGVALANGEELTSERGFMAFGGNEVKSQLAQQLGVELHKNKHVLVDPRTKMTNVENVWAAGDVVAHSEQTTIAMGDGMQASIWIHKTLLADKG, from the coding sequence ATGTATGATTGCCTAATAGTTGGAGGCGGGATTGCCGGGCTCCAGGCGGCGATTCAGCTTGGAAGATATGATCATAATGTCATGGTTCTGGATGCAGGTGATGGCCGGTCGGCGATATGCCAGAGCTATCATAATATCCTTGGCTATCCGGATGGAGTAAGTGGACCGCATTTAAGAGAAATCGGCCGCAAGCAGGCTGAGCAATATGGTGTGGAATTCGTGATTGGCAAGGCTGAAAGTGCCGAAAAGATGGAGAATGGATTCGAAGTCAAGGCAGAGAGCGGCGACACATACAAGGCGAAGACTATGCTGTTGGCTACTGGCGTCATGGATCGGATTCCCCCATTTCCTGAGCTGATGCCGACGCTTGGAATCAGTGTGTATATTTGTCCGGATTGCGACGGCCATGAAGTGAAGGACAAGTCCACTATCGTGATGGGGTCGGGTAATCCTGGTGCGAATATGGCACTGACCCTGAATTATTTCACGGATAAACTAACCTATGTAAATCACGAAAACAAAGAAGTGGATGAGAAAAAAATGGCAGCATTGAAGGAAAAAGGCATTAAGTATGTGGAAGGGCCGATTGAAAAAGTGCTGGCGGACGGTCCTGACTTCAGGGGAGTTGCGCTTGCAAACGGTGAGGAGCTGACTTCAGAACGCGGCTTCATGGCCTTTGGCGGCAATGAAGTGAAATCGCAGCTCGCACAACAGCTCGGAGTCGAACTTCATAAAAACAAGCATGTATTAGTGGATCCGCGGACCAAAATGACCAACGTCGAGAACGTCTGGGCTGCAGGTGACGTAGTCGCTCATTCGGAACAGACAACGATTGCAATGGGAGACGGCATGCAGGCAAGCATTTGGATTCATAAGACACTTTTAGCGGATAAGGGATAG
- a CDS encoding glycoside hydrolase family 65 protein, with translation MKRLFGIDSWKIVETDLHKEDFRLAESIMSLGNGHMGMRGNLEETYTGDFHRGSYIAGVWFPDKTRVGWWKNGYPHYFGKVINSTNFIGIKVLVDGEELDLHNAEVSDYYRELDMQHGVLTRRFTVVQNGKETEVEVIRFLSVADKELAAIKYSVTAKNYNGNVTFVPYLDGDVRNEDSNYDEDFWYEVSRDASEHNGSLVMKTKDNPFGTPTFQVATTMQTVVEGSVAKVEINEKEEYVENVIEVKAEQGRTVTLYKYVAVTTDRDYEASELVSKGREVLARSIVKGFDKLLEEHRNGWLSRWNIADVEIAGDDEAQQGIRFNLFQLFSTYYGEDSRLNIGPKGFTGEKYGGATYWDTEAYAIPLYLSTAESEVSRNLLIYRHNQLDGAYHNAKQQGLKGALYPMVTFTGVECHNEWEITFEEIHRNGAIAYAIYNYVNYTGDKDYLHEYGIDVLAGISRFWADRVHFNKSKNVYMMHGVTGPNEYENNVNNNWYTNRIAVWTLRYTLEVIELLKQSGHENRLAGLEFSDAELAKWQDIIEKMYFPYDEEKGVFVQHDTFLDKDLMTVDELSAEDRPINQNWSWDKILRSCFIKQADVLQGLYFFNHEFTEEEKRRNFEFYEPMTVHESSLSPSIHAVLAAELGMEEKAYEMYNRTARLDLDNYNNDTEDGLHITSMTGAWLGIVQGFAGMRTAEGTLSFAPFIPKAWNQYSFNIIYRDHYIKVEVNQENVVLTQQGPELAMKLYGEDVTIPADGELSVKLK, from the coding sequence ATGAAAAGATTATTTGGAATTGATAGCTGGAAGATCGTCGAAACGGACTTGCATAAAGAGGATTTCCGGCTTGCGGAAAGCATCATGAGCCTGGGAAATGGCCATATGGGCATGCGCGGAAACTTAGAAGAAACATATACTGGAGACTTTCATCGAGGTTCATATATTGCAGGAGTCTGGTTTCCGGACAAAACACGTGTAGGCTGGTGGAAAAATGGCTATCCGCACTATTTTGGCAAGGTGATTAACTCAACGAATTTTATCGGCATCAAGGTATTGGTTGATGGAGAGGAATTGGATCTTCACAACGCTGAAGTAAGCGATTACTATCGAGAGCTTGATATGCAGCATGGTGTCTTGACACGTCGTTTTACAGTCGTCCAGAACGGCAAGGAAACAGAAGTGGAAGTCATTCGCTTCCTATCGGTTGCTGACAAAGAACTGGCTGCGATCAAGTATTCAGTTACTGCCAAGAACTATAATGGAAACGTTACCTTCGTTCCTTACCTTGATGGGGACGTGCGCAACGAAGATTCCAACTATGATGAGGACTTCTGGTATGAAGTGAGCAGGGATGCTTCAGAACATAACGGCAGCCTTGTGATGAAGACAAAAGACAATCCATTCGGAACTCCAACTTTCCAGGTGGCGACAACTATGCAAACGGTTGTCGAAGGCAGTGTGGCAAAAGTGGAAATCAACGAAAAAGAAGAGTACGTTGAAAATGTCATTGAAGTGAAAGCTGAGCAGGGGCGAACTGTAACCCTTTACAAGTATGTCGCTGTTACAACAGACCGTGATTACGAAGCTAGCGAGCTTGTTTCTAAAGGTCGCGAAGTGCTTGCGCGTTCCATTGTAAAAGGTTTTGATAAGCTATTGGAAGAACACAGGAATGGCTGGCTGAGCCGTTGGAATATCGCTGATGTTGAGATTGCAGGCGATGATGAAGCACAGCAGGGCATCCGTTTTAACTTGTTCCAGCTATTTTCGACATACTATGGTGAAGACTCACGTCTGAACATCGGACCTAAAGGTTTTACAGGTGAAAAATACGGTGGTGCAACTTACTGGGATACAGAGGCTTACGCCATCCCGCTATACCTTTCTACGGCAGAGTCCGAGGTTTCTCGCAACCTGCTGATTTACCGTCACAACCAGCTTGATGGTGCCTACCATAATGCGAAACAGCAGGGTCTGAAGGGTGCGCTTTACCCAATGGTTACTTTTACAGGCGTCGAGTGCCACAATGAGTGGGAAATCACGTTTGAGGAAATCCACCGAAATGGTGCGATTGCCTACGCGATCTATAACTATGTAAATTACACAGGAGATAAAGATTATCTCCATGAATACGGAATTGACGTGCTTGCGGGCATCTCCCGTTTCTGGGCAGACCGCGTCCACTTCAACAAGTCTAAGAACGTCTACATGATGCATGGCGTAACAGGGCCGAATGAATACGAAAACAATGTCAACAACAACTGGTATACAAACCGTATCGCTGTCTGGACATTGCGATACACGCTTGAAGTCATCGAGCTTCTTAAGCAGAGTGGCCATGAGAACCGCCTCGCAGGCCTTGAGTTCTCTGACGCCGAGCTTGCGAAATGGCAGGATATCATCGAGAAAATGTATTTCCCTTACGATGAAGAAAAAGGTGTATTCGTCCAGCACGATACATTCCTTGATAAAGATTTGATGACGGTGGATGAGCTTTCAGCAGAAGATCGCCCGATCAACCAGAACTGGTCATGGGATAAAATCCTGCGCAGCTGCTTCATCAAGCAGGCGGACGTACTACAGGGCCTATACTTCTTCAACCATGAGTTCACGGAAGAAGAGAAGCGCCGCAACTTTGAATTCTATGAGCCAATGACGGTCCATGAGTCATCATTGTCACCAAGTATCCACGCAGTACTTGCAGCAGAGCTTGGCATGGAAGAAAAGGCGTACGAAATGTACAACCGCACGGCGCGCCTTGACCTTGATAACTACAATAACGATACAGAAGACGGCCTGCACATCACAAGCATGACTGGTGCATGGCTGGGCATCGTCCAAGGCTTCGCAGGCATGCGCACAGCGGAAGGCACCTTGTCATTCGCACCGTTCATCCCGAAAGCATGGAACCAGTACAGTTTCAACATCATCTACCGCGACCACTATATTAAGGTAGAAGTGAACCAGGAAAACGTCGTCCTCACGCAGCAAGGCCCAGAACTTGCCATGAAGCTATACGGTGAAGACGTAACGATCCCTGCAGATGGCGAGCTTTCTGTAAAATTGAAATAA
- the pgmB gene encoding beta-phosphoglucomutase, with amino-acid sequence MTRLLKAFIFDLDGVITDTAEYHFLAWKALAEDLGITFTREDNEELKGVSRMDSLEKILELGGRSGDFSAQEKESLAEKKNEHYLTLIQNITPEDLLPAIKVLISDIKAKGLKLGLASASKNAFTVMESLGMKSEFDIIVDAKTVVNGKPHPEVFLRAAEMLGVEPEACIGVEDAAAGVKAIKSAGMFAVAVGPKESFENADIVYASTAELSLEKIVEVYNG; translated from the coding sequence ATGACTAGACTACTAAAAGCTTTCATTTTCGACCTTGATGGGGTCATTACGGATACTGCGGAATACCACTTTTTAGCGTGGAAGGCGCTGGCTGAGGATTTGGGCATAACTTTTACCCGCGAAGATAACGAGGAGCTGAAGGGTGTATCCCGGATGGATTCCCTCGAAAAAATTCTTGAGCTTGGCGGCCGTTCCGGGGATTTTTCAGCTCAGGAAAAAGAATCACTAGCTGAGAAGAAGAATGAGCATTACCTGACTTTGATCCAGAATATCACTCCTGAGGACCTGCTGCCGGCTATCAAGGTATTGATCTCGGATATCAAGGCAAAAGGTCTTAAGCTGGGCCTTGCGTCAGCAAGCAAAAATGCGTTCACCGTGATGGAGTCGCTTGGAATGAAATCCGAGTTTGATATCATTGTTGACGCGAAAACAGTCGTGAACGGCAAGCCGCATCCTGAAGTATTCCTTCGCGCTGCAGAAATGCTTGGTGTTGAGCCAGAAGCATGTATCGGTGTCGAGGATGCCGCAGCAGGGGTAAAGGCGATCAAATCAGCCGGAATGTTCGCTGTTGCTGTCGGTCCAAAGGAAAGCTTCGAAAATGCCGATATCGTCTATGCGAGCACGGCTGAGCTTTCGTTGGAAAAAATCGTTGAAGTATATAATGGCTAA
- a CDS encoding cbb3-type cytochrome c oxidase subunit I gives MSIRFFKVAAVYFVIAIILGIIMGIVHDFTLTSVHAHLNLLGWVSMALFGTIYYLFPRAGNSKLASTHFWLHNIGVPVMQGGITLSMLVGGVIFTVFAILGSLVVVIGGVLFLVNVFKHVNA, from the coding sequence ATGAGCATAAGATTTTTCAAGGTAGCTGCGGTTTATTTTGTTATTGCTATTATTTTAGGGATTATTATGGGCATCGTGCATGATTTCACCTTAACGTCGGTTCATGCACATTTAAACCTTCTGGGCTGGGTTTCAATGGCTCTATTCGGGACGATTTATTATCTTTTTCCAAGAGCCGGGAACAGCAAGCTTGCCAGCACTCATTTCTGGCTGCATAACATCGGGGTCCCAGTCATGCAAGGCGGGATTACTTTATCCATGCTGGTAGGAGGTGTCATCTTCACCGTCTTTGCCATCCTTGGATCACTGGTCGTTGTTATCGGGGGCGTTCTCTTCTTGGTCAATGTGTTTAAGCATGTTAACGCATAA